The following proteins are co-located in the Haloarcula marismortui ATCC 43049 genome:
- a CDS encoding NAD(P)-dependent alcohol dehydrogenase has protein sequence MRAARLHEYTHDMSDGLSIDDVDAPQVASGDDVIVEVEGAGWCQTDNHIIEGMWEQYVPQDLPMTLGHENAGTVIETGDDVDIVSAGDQVICHPVQTCGTCRPCRQGETMYCENDAFNGLTTDGGFADQLLTGDRSVIPLPEGVDPADIAPHADAGITAYHAAKKAVNGLNPGDTAVVIGIGGLGHIGLQCLDAMCAADLVAVDIKQSARDLADDLGAHYTIDPESEDVASEVEAISDGVGAAQVLDFVGADETTALAPDICAAGGDHHIIGYGGHIHEPAQALVNGEFAYQGNIVGQYTELQELVALVDRGAVDLHTTQYDLGDVNTVAQMLEDREIDGRAVITP, from the coding sequence ACGACGTAGATGCGCCACAGGTCGCATCCGGAGATGATGTCATCGTCGAAGTCGAGGGGGCCGGCTGGTGCCAGACTGACAACCACATCATCGAGGGAATGTGGGAGCAGTACGTCCCGCAGGACCTCCCGATGACACTGGGCCACGAGAACGCCGGGACAGTCATCGAAACGGGCGACGACGTTGACATCGTCTCTGCGGGCGACCAGGTCATCTGTCACCCGGTCCAGACCTGTGGCACCTGCCGACCGTGCCGGCAAGGGGAGACGATGTACTGCGAGAACGACGCGTTCAACGGCCTGACGACGGACGGCGGCTTCGCCGACCAGTTACTGACCGGCGACCGGTCGGTCATTCCCCTGCCCGAGGGCGTCGACCCGGCCGACATCGCCCCGCACGCCGACGCCGGCATCACGGCCTACCACGCGGCGAAGAAGGCTGTCAACGGGCTCAACCCGGGCGACACCGCTGTCGTTATCGGCATCGGCGGCCTCGGCCACATCGGCCTCCAGTGTCTCGACGCGATGTGTGCCGCTGACCTCGTCGCTGTCGACATCAAGCAGTCCGCCCGCGACCTCGCCGACGACCTCGGCGCACACTACACCATCGACCCCGAAAGCGAAGACGTCGCCAGCGAGGTCGAAGCCATCAGCGACGGCGTCGGTGCCGCACAGGTGCTTGACTTCGTCGGGGCCGACGAGACGACGGCGCTCGCGCCAGACATCTGTGCCGCCGGCGGCGACCACCACATCATCGGCTACGGCGGGCACATCCACGAACCTGCTCAGGCGCTCGTCAACGGCGAGTTCGCCTATCAGGGTAACATCGTCGGTCAGTACACCGAACTGCAGGAACTGGTTGCGCTCGTCGACCGCGGCGCGGTCGACCTGCACACGACCCAGTACGACCTCGGCGACGTGAACACCGTCGCACAGATGCTGGAAGACCGGGAGATTGACGGCCGAGCAGTCATCACACCCTGA
- a CDS encoding DUF7562 family protein, whose protein sequence is MDFRNAWHRDTDEEVCCIACGDTVARSNAREYDKYGDRWNRDDKSFEYLCKPCYREYCHFGRTGLEDRLEAAGAGTVRRDVFLRRYHDLADETEQTRADGR, encoded by the coding sequence ATGGATTTCAGAAACGCCTGGCACCGCGACACCGATGAAGAGGTCTGCTGCATCGCCTGCGGTGACACGGTTGCTCGGTCGAATGCCCGCGAATACGACAAGTACGGCGACCGCTGGAACCGCGACGACAAATCCTTCGAGTACCTGTGTAAGCCCTGCTACCGGGAGTACTGCCACTTCGGCCGAACCGGGCTGGAAGACCGGCTTGAAGCGGCCGGTGCTGGGACTGTGCGCCGAGACGTGTTTCTCAGACGCTATCATGATCTGGCAGACGAAACGGAGCAGACCCGCGCGGACGGTCGGTAA
- a CDS encoding universal stress protein, protein MYTILVPVDADEDRARGQAAFVAELPSAETEIEAVITHALTKEEAEAPEEIRNVERISTVRLVRDYLKDHNVDVQLAEGQQPPADGIVELADEFDADQIVMGSRKRSPTGKAVFGSVSQQVLLEADDPVTVVGSREE, encoded by the coding sequence ATGTACACAATACTTGTTCCCGTCGACGCCGATGAGGACCGCGCTCGCGGCCAGGCCGCCTTCGTCGCGGAGCTACCGTCTGCTGAGACCGAAATCGAGGCCGTGATCACACACGCATTGACCAAGGAGGAGGCAGAAGCGCCCGAGGAGATACGCAACGTCGAGCGGATCTCGACAGTCAGACTCGTGCGTGACTACCTCAAGGACCACAACGTCGATGTCCAACTGGCCGAGGGTCAGCAGCCGCCGGCCGACGGCATCGTCGAGCTGGCCGACGAGTTCGACGCCGACCAGATCGTCATGGGGTCGCGAAAGCGGTCGCCGACCGGCAAGGCCGTGTTCGGGAGCGTGTCCCAGCAGGTCCTGCTTGAGGCGGACGACCCGGTCACCGTCGTCGGGTCCCGAGAGGAGTGA
- a CDS encoding class I SAM-dependent methyltransferase, which yields MGVPCVRVPREAGEETRQRLAEANLVDDGYDITVVDGQLYVPVTDPTAVPSDFTVVEADPPVREGQTMPADALDFDPSYERIGDVAIVDEDDDERARMIADAIMGSDLPVRAVLNRASKIKGEQRVRDWDILAGEGTEVTHREYGCTFDLDLAEVYFSPRLATERHRVTKQVGEGEQTFDMFAGVGPFAIPFAKRGASCVGTDINETAIEYLQANAERNGVADRMTGICGDVREVAGEYEDWADRVVMNLPHSADEFLETAVRLAADECVVHYYDIQHEDDLFGPGEKAIRAAAEPAYDVTVETRHTVRSYAPKEHNIVLDVRLTR from the coding sequence ATGGGCGTTCCCTGCGTTCGCGTTCCCCGTGAGGCCGGCGAAGAGACGCGCCAGCGCCTCGCCGAGGCAAACCTCGTCGACGACGGCTATGACATCACGGTTGTCGACGGGCAGCTGTACGTTCCTGTTACCGACCCCACAGCGGTGCCGTCGGACTTCACCGTTGTCGAGGCAGACCCGCCGGTCCGCGAGGGCCAGACGATGCCGGCGGACGCCCTCGACTTCGACCCGAGCTACGAGCGCATCGGTGATGTCGCGATTGTCGATGAAGATGATGACGAGCGAGCCCGAATGATCGCCGATGCAATCATGGGTTCGGACCTGCCCGTGCGAGCGGTATTGAACCGCGCATCGAAGATCAAAGGCGAACAGCGGGTCCGGGACTGGGACATACTTGCTGGTGAAGGAACAGAAGTCACCCACCGGGAGTACGGCTGTACGTTCGACCTCGACCTCGCCGAAGTGTACTTTTCGCCGCGGCTGGCGACGGAACGCCATCGCGTCACCAAGCAGGTCGGCGAAGGCGAGCAGACCTTCGATATGTTTGCCGGTGTCGGCCCGTTCGCGATTCCGTTTGCCAAACGCGGGGCGAGCTGCGTTGGGACCGACATCAACGAGACGGCGATCGAGTATCTGCAGGCGAATGCGGAGCGTAACGGTGTCGCTGACCGCATGACGGGTATCTGCGGCGACGTGCGTGAGGTGGCCGGCGAGTACGAGGACTGGGCCGACCGCGTCGTGATGAACCTGCCACACAGCGCCGACGAGTTTCTGGAGACCGCTGTCCGGCTGGCGGCCGACGAATGTGTGGTTCACTATTACGATATCCAGCACGAGGACGACCTGTTCGGACCCGGCGAGAAAGCGATCCGGGCGGCTGCGGAGCCAGCCTACGACGTGACGGTCGAAACGCGCCACACTGTCCGGTCGTATGCCCCGAAGGAACACAACATCGTCCTCGACGTTCGACTGACACGCTGA
- the dph5 gene encoding diphthine synthase — protein sequence MLTFVGLGLYDERSVTVAGRDAIRDADRVFAEFYTSRLIGTDIETLEDTLETSIERRDRAGIEQDPEPILEAAESEHVVFCTAGDTMVSTTHADLRLRAADRGIETRIVHGTTAQTAAGSLTGLQNYRFGKATTLPFEDAHGGDGVPDSVVATIEDNRDRDLHTLVYLDIKVDDPHWEESDDTYMTASQAATMLSEPFPDTLGVVVARAGSPDPLVAADTLDELATQTFGDPLHLLVIPGSLHPLEADTLESVAGAALE from the coding sequence ATGCTCACATTCGTCGGGCTGGGCCTCTATGATGAGCGCTCGGTCACGGTCGCGGGCCGCGACGCCATCCGGGACGCTGACCGGGTGTTCGCCGAATTTTACACGAGCCGGCTGATCGGTACTGATATCGAAACGCTGGAGGACACACTGGAGACGAGTATCGAACGCAGAGACCGAGCCGGCATCGAGCAGGACCCTGAGCCGATTCTCGAAGCCGCCGAGAGCGAACACGTCGTCTTCTGTACCGCCGGGGATACGATGGTCTCGACGACACACGCTGACCTCCGGCTTCGGGCCGCGGACCGTGGTATCGAAACCCGAATCGTTCACGGGACGACCGCCCAGACTGCTGCCGGCTCGCTGACCGGCCTGCAGAACTACCGCTTCGGGAAGGCTACGACCCTTCCGTTCGAGGACGCACACGGCGGTGACGGCGTTCCGGACAGCGTCGTCGCTACCATCGAGGACAATCGAGACCGGGACCTGCACACGCTGGTCTACCTCGACATCAAAGTCGACGACCCCCACTGGGAGGAAAGCGACGACACGTACATGACCGCCAGTCAGGCCGCCACCATGCTGTCGGAGCCATTCCCGGACACACTTGGGGTTGTCGTGGCCAGGGCCGGCAGTCCAGACCCATTAGTGGCCGCTGACACGCTCGACGAACTCGCTACGCAGACGTTCGGCGACCCGCTACATCTGCTCGTCATTCCCGGTTCGCTCCACCCACTTGAGGCGGATACACTGGAGTCAGTTGCTGGAGCAGCGTTAGAATAG
- the artA gene encoding archaeosortase A — MSETVLQTGVDIAGLSFDPVTVSEPLMWLVLAAFLGSVAVAQYDEELARPVGTVGWVLFAAYWLVLAPHFILIQKSVVEGLGSVIAVPLSLYTGYLLWNGRESLLVLTRAIGIMGVIYVPFLTIGPLRQTIIEVVTDQVVFLMTLIGYDPMVVDGLSHNGIDIASKQYPYENTFWFDGNERPITYTIILACTGIGSISIFAGGILAVKAPWRRKLRVLVVAVGIIYVLNLIRNLGIALAFGLQKAQFFPGTVMALFGLSDAQLVSYYIVDRMLAQFGSVIVLVGLTWVLMRELPELTVIVEDLLFLVTGTEYDLGTTFEKDQSESGPATPGDD; from the coding sequence ATGAGTGAGACAGTCCTGCAGACGGGTGTCGACATCGCTGGACTGTCGTTCGACCCGGTCACGGTCTCGGAACCGCTGATGTGGCTCGTTCTTGCGGCGTTTCTCGGAAGCGTAGCCGTCGCCCAGTACGACGAGGAACTTGCCCGCCCAGTCGGGACGGTCGGCTGGGTTTTGTTCGCAGCGTACTGGCTCGTTCTGGCACCACACTTCATTTTGATACAGAAAAGCGTCGTCGAGGGACTGGGAAGCGTCATCGCCGTGCCCCTGTCGCTGTACACCGGCTACTTACTCTGGAACGGCCGGGAGTCGCTGCTGGTGTTGACCCGTGCCATCGGTATCATGGGCGTCATCTACGTGCCCTTCCTCACCATTGGACCGCTCCGCCAGACAATCATCGAAGTCGTCACCGATCAGGTCGTCTTCCTGATGACGCTCATCGGGTACGACCCGATGGTGGTGGACGGGCTCTCGCACAACGGCATCGACATCGCGTCGAAGCAGTACCCCTACGAGAACACGTTCTGGTTCGACGGGAACGAGCGGCCGATAACGTACACTATCATTCTGGCCTGTACAGGTATCGGCAGCATCTCCATCTTCGCCGGCGGAATACTGGCAGTCAAGGCACCGTGGCGGCGGAAACTCCGCGTGCTGGTCGTGGCCGTCGGCATCATCTACGTGTTGAACCTCATTCGGAACCTCGGGATCGCGCTGGCATTTGGCCTCCAGAAAGCGCAGTTCTTCCCGGGAACGGTCATGGCGCTGTTCGGCCTTAGCGACGCACAGCTGGTATCCTACTACATCGTCGACCGGATGCTGGCGCAGTTCGGCTCAGTCATCGTCCTCGTCGGGCTGACGTGGGTACTGATGCGGGAGCTACCGGAGCTCACCGTTATCGTCGAAGACCTCCTGTTTCTGGTGACCGGAACCGAGTACGACCTTGGAACGACATTCGAAAAGGACCAGTCGGAGTCGGGTCCTGCGACGCCCGGTGACGACTGA
- a CDS encoding DUF7282 domain-containing protein — protein sequence MTDTNEKIRSLFLTALMVFSVFAGTVALSGGAAAANLDAGTFYSGQEVTLDVAGNNADYEVRTVDDSGDNDRVGSLRRTVNSGDNGEIEFDLDDRLSEGDFVIQRSSSGQVVDLSDRSENDVSSGNGLKESETFEVVLQDLTADFDDSEVGTTGDSADVEFEIESDVRNGYSVNVSSDNLDRDELADIFVNNLGDGESLPDGVTVITDSTQGDKLENVNNADEFFDDTEKIQIIGNAEAEYTLNFTDINEGNYTIETNVTDSDASDSDSIEVADTGDDEAAFEDGVVSEERGDVANITIQLDNTDEATVQVGDKDDDNYYAIAEVTDDDEDGQVYVKFNSYQAGSGDADEVLVAGDDDTTIDNVNERTLGNFNEEGTAGADILEATDYDMLTVEGHVGIPDNSTVEIEDEDDVGTLSLGERTTETVQLWRAPSDTYNDEISDLEDDETAPVYDLIEAGNITQTDEAAINDVNDDIIIQVEASGLEGVFTDGSGDIDTSDYGAKSGDEAADGDNNPGAAFQHELEDSDPGANSDGSGFDIDQISDYKVIYDEANDTHFVAIDGADLADNDELNLEDEDEYAANFTVYDSTSDLVDDDDDSEVVNDSVQFVDADATLNNDDDISVQAGPGQQFFGTTNVAPSSEVTVRLRSQSSSSPFLLQPETAVTENGTFTATADLSERSPGTNFTAQTRVDGSDVGDDIDGTIVEGATATVSISDQESDGSEVVVDNAQLSAGGFIAIHAGNASGDVVGNSEYLEEGSHEDITITLDEPMDEDFTAVAMPHLDTNGNEAYDFPGADDPYTSGDGPVTDSANVTVTSEEEPTETETEPPETEEQTEETTTMDSGTDEAETTEASGPGFTAAIALIALVAAALLAVRRDN from the coding sequence ATGACAGATACAAACGAAAAAATACGTAGTCTCTTCCTGACTGCGCTGATGGTCTTCTCGGTATTCGCCGGGACCGTCGCGCTCTCCGGAGGGGCTGCTGCGGCTAATCTGGACGCTGGGACGTTCTACAGCGGCCAAGAGGTAACGCTTGACGTGGCAGGTAACAACGCAGACTATGAAGTCCGGACCGTTGACGACAGCGGCGATAACGACCGAGTCGGCTCGCTTCGCCGCACGGTCAACTCCGGCGACAACGGTGAAATCGAGTTCGACCTCGATGACCGCCTGAGCGAAGGTGACTTCGTCATCCAGCGCTCTTCAAGCGGACAAGTCGTCGATCTTAGCGACCGCAGTGAAAATGATGTAAGCTCCGGAAACGGTCTTAAAGAATCTGAGACATTCGAGGTCGTCCTGCAGGACCTCACCGCCGACTTCGACGATAGTGAGGTCGGCACCACCGGTGACTCGGCCGACGTCGAGTTCGAGATTGAGTCCGACGTCCGGAACGGGTACTCGGTCAACGTCTCGTCCGATAACCTCGACCGTGACGAACTCGCCGATATCTTCGTCAACAACCTTGGCGACGGTGAAAGCCTGCCTGACGGTGTGACGGTTATCACCGACAGTACCCAGGGCGACAAACTTGAGAATGTCAACAACGCAGACGAGTTCTTCGACGACACCGAGAAGATTCAGATTATCGGCAACGCAGAGGCCGAATACACGCTGAACTTCACGGACATCAACGAAGGTAACTACACGATCGAAACCAACGTGACCGACTCCGACGCCTCGGACTCGGACAGTATCGAGGTCGCCGACACCGGTGACGACGAAGCAGCCTTCGAAGATGGCGTCGTCAGCGAAGAACGCGGTGACGTGGCGAACATTACCATCCAGCTCGACAACACCGACGAAGCGACCGTGCAGGTCGGTGACAAGGATGATGATAACTACTACGCCATCGCCGAAGTGACTGACGACGACGAGGACGGCCAAGTCTACGTCAAGTTCAACAGCTACCAGGCTGGCTCCGGCGATGCCGATGAGGTCCTTGTCGCTGGTGACGACGATACCACCATCGATAACGTCAACGAGCGGACCCTCGGCAACTTTAACGAAGAAGGCACTGCCGGCGCCGATATCCTTGAGGCGACGGACTACGATATGCTGACCGTCGAAGGCCACGTTGGAATCCCTGACAATTCAACCGTGGAAATCGAAGACGAGGACGACGTCGGAACGCTCTCCCTCGGAGAGCGGACCACCGAGACCGTCCAATTGTGGCGCGCTCCGAGCGACACGTACAACGACGAGATCAGCGACCTCGAGGATGATGAAACCGCACCGGTCTACGACCTGATCGAGGCCGGGAACATCACGCAGACCGATGAAGCGGCAATCAACGATGTCAACGACGACATCATCATCCAAGTCGAGGCCTCCGGTCTCGAAGGTGTGTTCACCGACGGTAGCGGTGACATCGACACGAGCGACTACGGTGCCAAATCCGGCGATGAGGCTGCCGATGGCGACAACAATCCTGGTGCTGCGTTCCAGCACGAGCTCGAGGATAGTGACCCTGGCGCTAACTCCGATGGCTCCGGCTTTGACATCGACCAGATTAGCGACTACAAGGTCATCTACGACGAGGCCAACGACACGCACTTCGTCGCCATCGACGGAGCTGACCTCGCAGATAACGACGAACTCAATCTCGAGGACGAAGACGAGTACGCGGCAAACTTCACTGTCTACGACTCGACCAGTGACCTCGTCGACGACGACGATGACAGCGAAGTCGTCAACGACAGTGTTCAGTTCGTCGACGCGGATGCGACGCTGAACAACGACGACGACATCTCTGTTCAGGCTGGTCCTGGTCAGCAGTTCTTCGGGACGACGAACGTCGCACCGAGCAGCGAAGTGACCGTCCGACTCCGCAGCCAGTCGAGCAGCAGTCCGTTCCTGCTCCAGCCGGAGACGGCCGTCACGGAGAACGGGACGTTCACCGCAACGGCTGACCTCAGCGAGCGGAGCCCTGGAACGAACTTCACGGCACAGACGCGTGTCGACGGCAGTGACGTCGGTGACGACATCGACGGCACGATCGTCGAAGGCGCGACGGCAACCGTGAGCATCAGTGACCAGGAATCCGACGGGAGCGAAGTCGTCGTCGACAACGCACAGTTGTCCGCCGGTGGCTTCATCGCAATCCACGCCGGTAACGCATCCGGTGATGTCGTCGGGAACTCTGAATACCTCGAGGAAGGCAGCCACGAGGACATCACGATCACGCTCGACGAGCCGATGGACGAGGACTTCACCGCGGTCGCGATGCCGCACCTCGACACCAACGGCAACGAAGCGTACGACTTCCCGGGTGCTGACGACCCGTACACCTCGGGCGACGGCCCTGTCACGGACAGTGCGAACGTGACCGTCACCTCCGAGGAAGAGCCGACGGAAACCGAAACCGAACCGCCGGAAACCGAGGAGCAGACTGAGGAGACCACCACCATGGACTCCGGAACCGACGAAGCTGAGACCACGGAAGCGTCCGGTCCCGGCTTCACGGCAGCCATCGCGCTCATCGCGCTCGTCGCTGCTGCGCTCCTCGCCGTCCGACGCGACAACTAA
- a CDS encoding VOC family protein produces the protein MWSLDHTMMRVEDLDASLDWYQTYFDYEEKGRWEADSFTNVFLGPEDVHDEGALLELTYNHDGRSYTMGDAWGHIAVRCDDVYDAYDDLMDAGVEDYRDPDSCGGSYAFVTDPDGHEIEIVERDHGTKWSLDHTMIRVEDAEQAIGWYVRKLNYELFRREEFDDFALYFLKPEDAPDEAMSVELTYNYDGRSYELGDAWGHLAVQTDDLHGAWETLMGRHAEDYRDPESCDDRYAFTKDPDGREIEIVTN, from the coding sequence ATGTGGTCACTCGATCATACGATGATGCGCGTCGAGGATCTGGACGCCTCACTGGACTGGTACCAGACGTATTTCGATTACGAGGAGAAGGGTCGCTGGGAGGCCGATAGCTTTACTAATGTCTTCCTTGGTCCGGAGGATGTCCACGACGAGGGTGCACTGCTCGAACTCACGTACAACCACGACGGGCGCTCGTATACGATGGGCGACGCGTGGGGACATATCGCCGTCCGCTGTGATGACGTGTACGACGCCTACGACGACCTGATGGACGCCGGCGTCGAGGATTACCGCGACCCAGACTCCTGTGGCGGTTCCTATGCCTTCGTCACAGACCCTGATGGCCACGAAATCGAGATCGTCGAGCGAGACCACGGCACGAAGTGGTCCCTCGACCACACAATGATCCGTGTCGAAGACGCCGAACAGGCTATCGGCTGGTACGTCCGGAAGCTCAACTACGAACTGTTCCGCCGTGAGGAGTTCGACGACTTCGCACTGTACTTCCTCAAACCCGAGGACGCCCCCGACGAGGCGATGTCGGTCGAACTCACCTACAACTACGACGGCCGGTCCTACGAACTCGGCGACGCGTGGGGGCATCTCGCGGTCCAGACTGATGACCTCCACGGCGCGTGGGAGACGCTGATGGGGCGCCACGCCGAGGACTACCGTGACCCTGAGAGCTGTGACGACCGCTATGCGTTCACCAAAGACCCCGACGGCCGCGAAATCGAAATCGTGACGAACTGA
- a CDS encoding TIGR04206 family protein yields MDRGPRRRLIAVVVAGFVPWTVVLIGKELTLVFSFGLFNTNPPELLSVYSYFIRFTSALPQFIESWGSGVLLYAFALASAVAGVVWREDVRVTALALAGAGLTQFPVFLGFNRRLNYVAVPVGSLVLLIVVWWYYLPAIRADTATR; encoded by the coding sequence ATGGACCGCGGTCCCAGACGCCGTCTTATCGCCGTCGTTGTTGCCGGCTTCGTCCCCTGGACAGTGGTGCTAATTGGAAAGGAACTGACGCTCGTCTTCTCGTTTGGCCTGTTCAACACGAACCCGCCGGAGTTGCTCTCGGTTTACAGCTACTTCATCCGCTTTACCAGCGCACTCCCGCAGTTTATCGAATCGTGGGGTTCGGGCGTCCTGCTGTATGCCTTTGCTCTAGCCAGCGCCGTTGCGGGTGTCGTCTGGCGTGAGGATGTTCGGGTGACCGCCCTCGCACTCGCAGGTGCGGGTCTGACGCAGTTTCCGGTGTTTCTGGGGTTCAACAGGCGGCTCAACTACGTGGCTGTCCCGGTCGGCTCCCTTGTCCTGCTTATCGTGGTCTGGTGGTACTACCTCCCGGCTATCCGAGCGGACACGGCGACGCGGTGA
- a CDS encoding OBG GTPase family GTP-binding protein yields the protein MGLEEEIQELEDEIASTPYNKSTEAHIGRLKSKLAEKKEKLEQQASSGGGGGYGVEKHGDATVALVGFPSVGKSTLLNALTNAESETGAYEFTTLDVYPGMLKHKGANIQILDVPGLIEGAAGGRGGGKEVLSVVRTADLIVFLISVFEIDQYDRLREELYKNKIRLDQDPPWVNVRKKGKDGISVNTATGVELDDETVKAVLREHGYVNADVTIGEQLDIDQLIDGVMDNRVYLPSLVAVNKADLIEPDYLPKVEDELQERDIDPEEAIFISAEEEKGLDSLTERIWEELGLIRIYMDKPGRGVDREEPLILREGDTVDDACEKLGGSFDERFRFARVTGPSAKHDEQQVGRDHELADEDILRIVANR from the coding sequence ATGGGGCTCGAAGAGGAGATTCAGGAACTCGAAGACGAAATCGCCAGCACTCCCTACAACAAGTCTACAGAGGCCCATATCGGTCGGCTGAAGTCCAAGCTCGCGGAGAAAAAGGAGAAGCTCGAACAGCAGGCTTCCTCGGGCGGCGGCGGTGGCTACGGCGTTGAGAAACACGGCGATGCGACCGTCGCGCTCGTCGGGTTCCCCAGCGTTGGGAAGTCGACGCTGCTGAACGCACTCACAAACGCCGAGTCCGAAACGGGAGCCTACGAGTTTACCACACTTGATGTCTACCCGGGAATGCTCAAGCACAAGGGTGCGAACATCCAGATTCTCGATGTTCCCGGACTTATCGAAGGGGCTGCTGGCGGCCGCGGTGGTGGGAAAGAAGTGCTGTCCGTCGTCCGGACCGCTGACCTCATCGTCTTCCTCATCTCCGTCTTCGAGATTGACCAATACGACCGCCTCCGAGAGGAATTGTACAAGAACAAAATCCGCCTCGATCAGGATCCACCATGGGTCAACGTCCGCAAGAAGGGTAAAGACGGGATTTCGGTTAACACGGCTACCGGCGTCGAACTCGACGACGAGACGGTCAAAGCTGTCCTGCGCGAACACGGGTACGTCAACGCCGACGTAACCATCGGCGAGCAGCTCGATATCGACCAGCTCATCGACGGCGTGATGGACAACCGTGTCTACCTGCCGTCCCTCGTCGCCGTCAACAAAGCCGACCTTATCGAGCCCGACTATCTTCCGAAAGTCGAAGACGAACTCCAAGAGCGAGACATTGACCCAGAGGAAGCGATCTTCATCAGCGCCGAGGAAGAGAAAGGACTGGATAGCCTCACCGAACGCATCTGGGAGGAACTCGGCCTGATCCGGATTTACATGGACAAGCCGGGCCGCGGTGTTGACCGCGAGGAACCGCTAATACTCCGTGAAGGCGACACCGTTGACGACGCCTGCGAGAAACTCGGCGGCAGCTTCGACGAGCGCTTCCGCTTTGCTCGTGTAACCGGCCCGAGCGCCAAGCACGACGAACAGCAGGTCGGGCGCGACCACGAACTCGCGGACGAGGATATCCTGCGAATCGTCGCTAACCGCTAG
- a CDS encoding 50S ribosomal protein L11, producing MAGTIEVLVPGGEANPGPPLGPELGPTPVDVQAVVQEINDQTAAFDGTEVPVTVKYDDDGSFEIEVGVPPTAELIKDEAGFETGSGEPQEDFVADLSVDQVKQIAEQKHPDLLSYDLTNAAKEVVGTCTSLGVTIEGENPREFKERIDAGEYDDVFAAEAQA from the coding sequence ATGGCTGGAACTATCGAAGTCCTCGTTCCCGGTGGGGAGGCCAACCCTGGCCCGCCACTCGGTCCGGAACTCGGCCCGACACCGGTGGACGTGCAGGCAGTCGTACAGGAGATCAACGACCAGACGGCAGCGTTCGACGGCACCGAAGTCCCCGTCACCGTCAAGTATGACGACGACGGTTCTTTCGAGATCGAAGTCGGTGTCCCGCCGACGGCCGAACTCATCAAGGACGAGGCTGGCTTCGAAACCGGCAGCGGCGAGCCCCAGGAGGACTTCGTCGCTGACCTCTCTGTCGACCAGGTCAAACAGATCGCCGAGCAGAAGCACCCCGACCTGCTCTCCTACGACCTCACGAACGCCGCAAAAGAAGTCGTTGGGACGTGCACCTCTCTCGGTGTCACTATTGAAGGCGAGAACCCACGCGAGTTCAAGGAGCGCATCGACGCAGGCGAGTACGACGACGTGTTTGCGGCCGAAGCCCAAGCGTAA
- a CDS encoding 50S ribosomal protein L1, giving the protein MADQEIENAVSRALEDAPERNFRETVDLAVNLRDLDLNDPSNRVDESVVLPAGTGQETTIVVFAEGETALRAEEVADDVLDEDELEELGGDDDAAKDLADDTDFFIAEKGLMQDIGRYLGTVLGPRGKMPEPLDPDDDVVEVIERMKNTVQLRSGERRTFHTRVGAEDMSAENIADNIDVILRRLHADLEKGPLNIDTVYVKTTMGPAMEVA; this is encoded by the coding sequence ATGGCAGATCAGGAAATAGAGAACGCAGTCTCGCGCGCACTCGAGGACGCACCTGAGCGGAATTTCCGCGAAACGGTCGACCTCGCTGTGAACCTGCGCGACTTAGATCTTAACGACCCGTCGAACCGCGTCGACGAGTCCGTCGTGCTTCCTGCTGGCACCGGTCAGGAGACCACTATTGTGGTCTTCGCCGAGGGCGAAACCGCCCTTCGTGCCGAGGAAGTCGCAGACGACGTACTCGACGAGGATGAACTCGAGGAACTCGGTGGCGACGACGACGCCGCCAAGGACCTTGCCGATGACACTGACTTCTTCATTGCGGAGAAGGGACTGATGCAGGACATCGGTCGCTACCTCGGGACCGTCCTCGGTCCGCGTGGGAAGATGCCGGAACCGCTCGACCCCGACGACGACGTCGTCGAGGTCATCGAACGCATGAAAAACACCGTGCAGCTCCGCAGCGGGGAACGGCGAACGTTCCACACGCGGGTCGGCGCGGAGGACATGTCCGCCGAGAATATCGCGGACAACATCGACGTTATCCTCCGCCGTCTGCACGCGGACCTCGAGAAGGGCCCGCTCAACATCGACACTGTCTACGTGAAGACGACGATGGGGCCTGCGATGGAGGTTGCCTGA